The proteins below are encoded in one region of Acetoanaerobium noterae:
- the recA gene encoding recombinase RecA, giving the protein MDEKRMEEKRKALDAAIAKIEKDFGKGSIMTLGENAKMNIETISTGSIGLDVAIGIGGLPKGRIVEIYGPESSGKTTVALHAVAEAQKLGGIAAFVDAEHALDPVYAKALGVDIDKLIVSQPDTGEQALEITESLVRSGAIDIIVVDSVAALVPKAEIEGEMGDSHIGLQARLMSQALRKLAGSINKSKTITIFINQLREKVGVMFGNPETTTGGRALKFYASVRLDVRKIDVIKQGDTMLGSRTRVKVVKNKVAPPFKQCEFDIMYGQGISKVGELVDIGANLDIIKKSGAWYSYNEERLGQGRENVKQFFMENPELMNEVESKVREYFNINTSPIEIAKTDVDDSKDE; this is encoded by the coding sequence ATGGATGAAAAACGTATGGAAGAAAAACGTAAAGCATTAGATGCAGCTATAGCTAAAATAGAAAAAGACTTTGGAAAAGGCTCTATAATGACCTTAGGCGAAAACGCAAAAATGAATATAGAAACTATATCTACAGGCTCGATTGGACTTGATGTAGCAATTGGTATAGGGGGTCTACCGAAAGGTAGAATCGTTGAGATATATGGACCTGAATCTTCAGGTAAAACTACTGTGGCTCTTCATGCAGTAGCTGAAGCTCAGAAACTAGGTGGCATAGCTGCCTTTGTAGATGCAGAGCATGCTCTTGACCCTGTATATGCAAAAGCATTAGGTGTAGATATAGATAAGCTGATAGTATCACAGCCAGATACTGGGGAGCAGGCACTTGAAATTACAGAATCCCTAGTTAGAAGTGGTGCTATAGATATAATTGTTGTAGACTCGGTAGCGGCTCTTGTACCTAAAGCCGAAATCGAAGGAGAAATGGGAGATTCTCATATAGGACTTCAAGCTAGACTTATGTCACAAGCGCTTAGAAAGCTAGCTGGCTCTATCAATAAATCCAAAACAATAACTATTTTTATCAACCAGCTTAGAGAAAAAGTAGGCGTTATGTTTGGAAATCCAGAAACTACAACAGGAGGTAGAGCACTAAAATTCTACGCCTCTGTTAGATTAGATGTAAGAAAAATAGATGTTATCAAGCAAGGTGACACTATGCTAGGAAGCAGAACGAGAGTTAAGGTTGTCAAAAATAAAGTAGCTCCGCCGTTCAAACAATGCGAATTTGATATCATGTACGGTCAAGGAATATCTAAAGTTGGAGAGCTTGTTGATATAGGTGCAAACTTAGATATTATAAAAAAATCTGGGGCTTGGTATAGCTATAATGAAGAAAGATTAGGACAAGGAAGAGAAAATGTTAAGCAATTTTTCATGGAAAACCCAGAGCTTATGAACGAAGTTGAATCAAAGGTAAGAGAGTATTTTAATATTAATACTTCTCCTATTGAGATTGCAAAAACTGATGTTGACGATTCAAAAGATGAGTAA
- the pgsA gene encoding CDP-diacylglycerol--glycerol-3-phosphate 3-phosphatidyltransferase — MNIANKLTLSRMIMVPFFLVAVYFEKDSQVLPISAIIFAVASFTDFLDGYLARKYNLITDFGKFMDPLADKVLVVAALAVLVEMNLIPAWMIVLIITREYAVSILRAIAANTGQVIAASQGGKAKTVSQIIAVLMLLLNIKYGIYVMWIAVILTFVSGMDYLMKNKKLISQK; from the coding sequence ATGAATATAGCAAATAAGTTGACACTTTCCAGAATGATAATGGTGCCATTTTTCTTAGTAGCAGTATATTTCGAAAAAGATTCTCAGGTTTTACCTATTTCAGCTATTATATTTGCTGTTGCATCATTTACAGATTTTTTGGATGGATACTTGGCTAGAAAGTATAATTTGATTACTGATTTTGGAAAGTTTATGGATCCTCTAGCTGATAAAGTTTTAGTTGTTGCAGCTCTTGCGGTATTAGTAGAAATGAATTTGATTCCAGCATGGATGATTGTTCTCATAATAACTAGAGAATATGCTGTGAGCATACTTAGAGCTATAGCTGCTAATACTGGTCAAGTAATTGCGGCTTCACAAGGTGGAAAAGCTAAAACAGTATCTCAGATAATTGCAGTTTTAATGCTTTTATTAAATATAAAATACGGAATATACGTAATGTGGATTGCTGTAATCCTTACATTTGTTTCTGGAATGGACTATTTAATGAAAAACAAAAAACTTATATCCCAAAAATAA
- the rimO gene encoding 30S ribosomal protein S12 methylthiotransferase RimO, which yields MNKSVFISTLGCSKNLVDSEVMLNILLENGLQKVDSPQLADIAVINTCGFIESAKEESINEILEIAKYKQIGKLKHLIVTGCLSQRYSEELKKELPEVDSFLGTTSFEHIYNIIQGLELGENNSLILDINHDLKPDSKRSLLTEKYTAFLKIAEGCDNLCTYCIIPKLRGKYRSRKLEDIVKEAKELAASGVKEIIIIAQDTTKYGLDIYNEKSLPRLLRELNTIEDLNWIRFLYSYPEDIDLDLILAVKESDKVCSYFDMPIQHSHDQVLKRMNRKTTGKHIEDTIALIKAHIPEAVLRTTLITGFPGETDEEFDALYDFVKKIEFDRLGVFAYSKEEGTPAAIMSGQVAEEIKEERKNKIMQLQQEISLRKNQALIGKDFEVIIEKEIEPNLYEARSYRDVPEIDGIIYVKALASHNEGEFTKVTIKDAMEYDLLGDEII from the coding sequence ATGAATAAAAGTGTTTTTATTTCAACGCTTGGATGCTCAAAAAATCTAGTTGACTCAGAGGTCATGCTGAATATATTGCTCGAAAATGGATTGCAAAAAGTTGACTCTCCTCAGTTAGCTGATATAGCTGTAATTAATACCTGTGGATTTATAGAATCAGCAAAAGAAGAATCTATAAATGAAATACTGGAAATTGCAAAGTATAAGCAAATTGGAAAGCTAAAGCATTTAATTGTTACAGGATGCTTATCACAACGATATAGTGAGGAGCTAAAAAAAGAACTTCCAGAAGTGGATTCGTTTTTAGGAACCACTAGCTTTGAGCATATATACAATATAATTCAGGGATTGGAGCTTGGTGAAAATAACAGCTTGATTTTAGATATCAATCACGATTTAAAGCCCGATTCAAAGAGAAGCTTGCTTACTGAGAAGTACACCGCTTTCTTAAAAATAGCTGAAGGATGTGATAACCTATGCACCTATTGCATAATTCCCAAGCTTAGAGGTAAATACAGAAGCAGAAAGCTAGAGGATATAGTAAAGGAAGCAAAAGAGTTAGCAGCTAGTGGGGTAAAAGAAATCATTATCATAGCTCAAGACACAACAAAATATGGACTCGATATTTATAACGAAAAAAGCTTGCCTAGACTGCTTAGAGAGCTAAATACAATTGAAGACTTAAACTGGATTAGATTCTTGTATTCCTATCCAGAAGATATAGATTTAGACCTTATACTTGCAGTCAAAGAATCTGACAAGGTATGCTCATATTTCGATATGCCAATTCAGCACAGTCATGACCAAGTTCTAAAAAGAATGAATAGAAAAACTACTGGAAAGCACATCGAAGACACAATAGCATTAATCAAAGCTCACATTCCAGAGGCTGTACTTAGAACGACGCTAATAACGGGTTTTCCTGGAGAAACAGATGAGGAATTTGATGCCCTTTATGATTTTGTCAAAAAAATTGAATTCGATAGACTTGGAGTGTTTGCATATTCTAAAGAAGAAGGAACGCCAGCTGCTATTATGAGTGGTCAAGTTGCAGAAGAAATAAAAGAAGAGAGAAAAAATAAAATAATGCAGTTACAGCAAGAGATTTCTTTAAGGAAAAATCAAGCTCTTATAGGTAAAGACTTCGAAGTTATAATAGAAAAAGAAATTGAGCCAAATTTATATGAAGCTAGAAGCTACAGGGATGTACCAGAAATAGATGGAATTATATATGTCAAAGCTTTAGCTTCACATAATGAAGGTGAATTTACAAAAGTAACTATAAAAGATGCTATGGAATATGATTTACTAGGAGATGAAATAATATGA
- the mnmH gene encoding tRNA 2-selenouridine(34) synthase MnmH, with translation MKEISIEEVLELQNSIIVDVRTPKEYEEDHIPDSINIPIFDDDERAIIGTLYKQKGKEVAVKTGIEITSPKLQDFYNKYLTLSKQYNQIILYCFRGGMRSGSLVNFLNEMGLNVLKISGGYKSYRNYVLDYLENLGMKHQFIVLHGHTGTGKTQLLEALEEKGCCVLNLEALAQNSGSVYGEIFYSGKAPTQKWFDSRIVKILRESKFKNVLMESESKKIGKVTLCKSFWDTMTDGKHILVNSSAENRVIRLVKDYTKYNTKDDEYLKKSTTRLKDTIGTKAVEDLINKIENKDYEYVAHFLILNYYDKLYSYSIDKYEYDMSVSSDEIDLAVSKILEYYDNAEKEI, from the coding sequence TTGAAAGAAATCAGTATAGAAGAAGTATTAGAATTACAAAATTCAATAATTGTAGATGTTAGAACACCGAAAGAATATGAGGAAGATCATATCCCTGATTCAATCAATATTCCAATATTTGATGATGATGAAAGAGCTATAATAGGAACCTTATATAAACAAAAGGGAAAGGAAGTTGCTGTAAAAACAGGAATAGAAATAACCTCTCCAAAGCTTCAAGATTTCTACAACAAATATTTGACTCTATCTAAGCAATATAATCAAATAATACTATATTGCTTTAGAGGAGGTATGAGAAGCGGCTCACTTGTAAATTTTTTAAATGAAATGGGTCTAAATGTTTTAAAAATTAGTGGAGGGTATAAATCCTACAGAAACTATGTATTAGATTATCTTGAGAATTTAGGTATGAAGCATCAATTCATTGTGCTTCATGGGCATACAGGAACAGGTAAAACTCAGCTCTTAGAAGCACTTGAAGAAAAAGGTTGCTGTGTACTTAATCTAGAAGCCTTGGCTCAAAATAGCGGCTCAGTATATGGCGAAATTTTTTATTCAGGTAAAGCTCCTACCCAAAAATGGTTTGATTCACGAATTGTAAAGATATTGAGAGAGTCAAAATTCAAAAATGTGCTTATGGAAAGCGAAAGTAAGAAAATAGGAAAAGTTACTTTGTGTAAGAGCTTTTGGGATACAATGACAGATGGAAAACATATTTTAGTAAATTCCTCTGCTGAAAATAGGGTAATAAGATTAGTAAAGGATTATACGAAGTATAATACTAAGGATGATGAATACCTAAAAAAATCAACTACAAGATTAAAAGATACTATTGGAACAAAAGCTGTAGAGGACTTGATTAACAAAATAGAAAACAAGGATTACGAATATGTAGCGCATTTTTTAATTCTAAATTATTATGATAAATTATATAGCTATTCTATAGATAAATACGAATATGATATGTCAGTTTCATCAGATGAAATTGATTTGGCTGTAAGTAAAATCTTAGAATACTATGATAATGCTGAAAAGGAGATATAA